Proteins from a genomic interval of uncultured Desulfuromusa sp.:
- a CDS encoding class I SAM-dependent methyltransferase has protein sequence MTGKKFDPKKLRKLNDPQRLLDIPPDHVCGKLSQQNPDVLIEIGTGTAFFSLAFHQQLKASITYACDLSDTMIHWIEENITPNYPYITPVKSEESSVPLSDGIADLVFMINLHHELEDQSLVMQEALRLLKPEGEVFIIDWKKENMPQGPPVEIRCFPEQVELQLEKAGFVDIRSFDEMSKHFLVIGKKQ, from the coding sequence ATGACCGGCAAAAAATTTGATCCCAAAAAGCTAAGAAAACTCAATGATCCTCAGCGGCTGCTCGATATCCCTCCTGATCATGTCTGTGGCAAGTTAAGTCAACAGAATCCAGATGTGCTTATTGAAATAGGCACCGGCACAGCATTTTTCAGCCTCGCTTTTCACCAGCAGCTAAAGGCCTCAATCACTTACGCCTGTGATCTGTCAGACACAATGATCCATTGGATCGAAGAAAATATAACCCCGAACTATCCCTATATTACCCCGGTTAAAAGCGAAGAATCCTCTGTGCCGCTAAGCGATGGTATTGCCGATTTGGTCTTCATGATCAACCTGCATCATGAGCTGGAAGATCAGTCGCTGGTGATGCAGGAAGCTCTCAGGCTACTCAAGCCAGAGGGTGAAGTTTTTATCATCGATTGGAAAAAAGAAAATATGCCCCAAGGCCCTCCAGTGGAGATCCGGTGTTTTCCGGAACAGGTTGAATTACAATTGGAAAAAGCGGGGTTTGTGGACATCAGATCTTTCGATGAAATGTCCAAACATTTTCTTGTGATTGGAAAAAAACAGTAA